The DNA segment CAATTCAGGCGGCGGTCCGGCGCGGCATCCGCGGTGCCGACCCGCCGGACGTGGGGTCGCGCGACTACCGCCCGCTCGCCCTCGCGCTCCGCGCGCCAGACGGCGCTCTCCTGGGCGGACTGTACGGCGCGACCACGTGGGGGTGGCTCCTGGTCGACGGCCTCTGGGTCGCCGAGGAGCTACGCGGCCGAGGCCTCGGGCGGCGCCTGCTGCTGGCCGCTGAGGCGGCGGCAGTCGAGCGTGGATGTCGCGGCGCGTGGCTGGGGACGTTCGACTTCCAGGCGCGCGGGTTTTACGAGCGGCTGGGCTACACCGTGTTCGCCGAGCTCCCCGACTTCCCGCCCGGGCATACGCACTATCACCTCCGGAAGACCTTCGCATCACCAGCGTAGGCACCTTGTGCGGCACCGGGCGAGCGGCGAGTTTCTCACGCGCCGCAGACACTTGCGGTCACTGCCCTCCGCGCCCGAGCTCGAGTGCGTTAAGGCGTGCGCTCGGTCGGCGCTCTTGCCATTCCTCCACGACGGATTACCTTTCGGCGTACAATTGTACGCAAGCAAGGAGTCCGCGTGGAACTGGTAATCGACACCTCCGCGCTCATCGCGGTCATCGCCAACGAGCCAGAGAAACCCGCTCTCGTGGAACAGACCACCGGGGCGGTGCTCCTGGCCCCCTCCTCTGTCCACTGGGAGATCGGCAACGCCTTCTCGGCCATGCTCAAGCGCGACCGGATCACGCTGGCCCAGGCACAGAGCGCGCTCGCTATCTACCAGAAGATCCCGATCCGCTTCTTGGACGTGGAACTACAACAGGCGCTGACGCTCTCGGCCGAGTTGGGGATCTACGCCTATGACGCATATCTCATCGCGGCTGCCCAGAGCCAGCGGTGCGCGCTTCTTGCGCTGGATCGGGGACTCATCCACGCGGCCAGGCAGGCCGGCATTTCTGTAGTGGAGGTGGGCTCATGAAGGTCTACACGTATTCGGAGGCACGGCAGAACTTCGCATCCGTGCTGGAGCAGGCGCGCAAGGAGGGCGCGGTGCGAATCCGTCGCAGGGACGGGGAGAGCTTCGTCCTCAAGCCGGAGGCATCCACCGGCTCTCCTCTGGACGTCGATGGCATCGACCTCGACGTCACTACCGACGAGATCGTTGCTTTCGTACGCGAGGGCCGCAGGGAGGTTCGCTGACTCCCCACCCGCCCGCCTGAGGATTGCGTTGCAGGAGACGTGCGGCCGGCGACGCTTTCACGCCTGGGGACCGGATCGCCAGTTGCCGCGTCTGGACAGTGCGGTTCGGTCGCACGCGCCTGAGTTCAAGGGGCGTTAAGCGACTGCCCGGGAGGATTCTTGCCGCGTGCCCACTTGCGCGCGACCTCCTCCGTGCGCAGATACCTGCCGTAGTCGTGACCACACACGGGTCGGGGTCGTCTCCGTGTGGATCTCAGGCTCTGGCTTCTTCGCGTCTCTGGCCGGGCATCTCCACCCTCGCCTCTCTCGCATGTCGA comes from the Longimicrobiaceae bacterium genome and includes:
- a CDS encoding GNAT family N-acetyltransferase; its protein translation is MDYELTEEADVESIQAAVRRGIRGADPPDVGSRDYRPLALALRAPDGALLGGLYGATTWGWLLVDGLWVAEELRGRGLGRRLLLAAEAAAVERGCRGAWLGTFDFQARGFYERLGYTVFAELPDFPPGHTHYHLRKTFASPA
- a CDS encoding type II toxin-antitoxin system VapC family toxin, translated to MELVIDTSALIAVIANEPEKPALVEQTTGAVLLAPSSVHWEIGNAFSAMLKRDRITLAQAQSALAIYQKIPIRFLDVELQQALTLSAELGIYAYDAYLIAAAQSQRCALLALDRGLIHAARQAGISVVEVGS
- a CDS encoding type II toxin-antitoxin system Phd/YefM family antitoxin; translation: MKVYTYSEARQNFASVLEQARKEGAVRIRRRDGESFVLKPEASTGSPLDVDGIDLDVTTDEIVAFVREGRREVR